A part of Myxococcus landrumus genomic DNA contains:
- a CDS encoding sigma 54-interacting transcriptional regulator, translating to MSDELSGLTEGAKDARDLVELATTEDSVEELLRRGLDWLTRVVRFDLATLFLLRDGKLVSVAARGPLANAKVRHHALALSEFPSLKQALETRRARAFTEEDHSHGDGDPFDGVLDLPAGHACMVVPLCAGERTYGVLTLDRAECETYPQPVVDLVEVYGQMLATALQAAEQRAAFEQLHRQDHEHAKLLEAQLGGDSEGILETSLSPMMRDLARRARQVAETDTPVLITGETGTGKERLARAIHRWSSRADQPFVTLNCAAIPAGLLESELFGHVKGAFTGATRDRAGRFQMAHGGTLLLDEVGELPVELQAKLLRALQEKAFEPVGSDKTVRSDVRILAATHVDLQKAIAEKRFREDLYYRLSVFPLRLPPLRERREDLPQLCTFLLEEQARRTGRRGMRVSPAGLGRLASYEWPGNLRELANALERATILTRGTELGATAFDMGTSGSVPVPPQAPQVEAAAPEAAMKPGAVLTLAAVQREHILRVLSLTRGRVYGPGGAAALLGLKPSTLQSRMKKLGIARLEQFVVDEAS from the coding sequence ATGTCGGATGAACTCTCTGGCCTCACCGAGGGCGCGAAGGATGCTCGGGACCTGGTCGAGCTGGCAACCACCGAGGATTCGGTGGAGGAGCTGCTTCGTCGAGGACTGGACTGGTTGACGCGTGTGGTGCGCTTCGACCTGGCCACGCTGTTCCTCTTGAGGGACGGCAAGCTGGTGTCGGTCGCGGCGCGCGGGCCGCTCGCGAACGCCAAGGTGCGCCATCACGCGCTGGCGCTCTCGGAGTTTCCTTCCTTGAAGCAGGCGCTGGAGACGCGGCGCGCGCGGGCCTTCACGGAGGAGGACCACTCGCACGGAGACGGGGACCCGTTCGACGGCGTGCTCGACCTGCCAGCGGGGCACGCGTGCATGGTGGTGCCGCTGTGCGCGGGCGAGCGCACGTACGGCGTGCTGACGTTGGACCGGGCGGAGTGTGAGACGTATCCCCAGCCGGTGGTGGACCTGGTGGAGGTGTACGGGCAGATGCTGGCGACGGCCCTCCAGGCGGCCGAGCAGCGCGCGGCCTTCGAGCAGCTCCACCGCCAGGACCATGAGCACGCGAAGCTGCTCGAGGCGCAGCTCGGCGGAGACTCGGAGGGCATCCTCGAGACGTCGCTGAGCCCGATGATGCGCGATTTGGCGCGGCGCGCGCGGCAGGTGGCGGAGACGGACACGCCCGTGTTGATTACGGGTGAGACGGGCACGGGCAAGGAGCGCCTGGCGCGAGCCATCCACCGCTGGAGCTCGAGGGCGGACCAGCCCTTCGTCACGCTCAACTGCGCGGCGATTCCGGCGGGGCTCCTGGAGAGCGAGCTCTTTGGCCACGTGAAGGGCGCCTTCACCGGCGCGACGAGGGACCGCGCGGGCCGCTTCCAGATGGCGCACGGGGGCACGCTGCTGCTCGACGAGGTGGGCGAGCTGCCCGTCGAGTTGCAGGCGAAGCTCTTGCGCGCGCTGCAGGAGAAGGCGTTCGAGCCGGTGGGCAGCGACAAGACGGTGCGCTCGGATGTGCGCATCCTCGCGGCGACGCATGTCGACTTGCAGAAGGCCATCGCGGAGAAGCGCTTCCGCGAGGACCTCTACTACCGGCTGAGCGTCTTCCCGCTGCGGCTGCCGCCCCTGCGCGAGCGGCGCGAGGACCTGCCGCAGTTGTGTACGTTCCTTCTGGAGGAGCAGGCGCGGCGCACGGGCCGGCGCGGGATGCGCGTGTCACCCGCGGGGCTGGGCCGGCTGGCCTCATACGAGTGGCCGGGCAACCTGCGGGAGCTGGCGAATGCGCTGGAGCGCGCCACCATCCTGACCCGGGGCACGGAGCTGGGGGCCACGGCCTTCGACATGGGCACGTCCGGAAGCGTCCCCGTCCCCCCGCAGGCTCCCCAGGTGGAAGCGGCGGCGCCGGAAGCGGCGATGAAGCCCGGCGCGGTGCTGACGCTGGCGGCGGTGCAGCGCGAGCACATCCTGCGGGTGCTCTCGCTCACCCGGGGCCGCGTCTATGGACCGGGCGGAGCGGCGGCGCTGCTCGGCCTCAAGCCCTCCACGCTCCAGAGCCGGATGAAGAAGCTGGGCATCGCCCGGCTGGAGCAGTTCGTGGTGGACGAGGCGTCCTGA
- a CDS encoding peroxiredoxin yields MLTVGDKLPTFDVKATVSLEKGKEFQNINNASYKGKWIVLFAWPKDFTFICPTEIAEFGKKNKEFNDRDAQVLGLSTDSEFVHHAWRTHHPDLKNLPFPMLADVKHELCSALGILHKQEGVALRATFIIDPDGIIRHVSVNDLSVGRNVSETVRTLDALQTDELCPCNWNKGEETLTQKLAKAG; encoded by the coding sequence ATGTTGACCGTTGGCGACAAGCTTCCGACCTTTGATGTCAAGGCCACCGTGAGCCTGGAGAAGGGCAAGGAGTTCCAGAACATCAACAACGCGTCCTACAAGGGCAAGTGGATCGTCCTGTTTGCCTGGCCGAAGGACTTCACGTTCATCTGCCCGACGGAGATCGCGGAGTTCGGCAAGAAGAACAAGGAGTTCAACGACCGCGACGCGCAGGTGCTGGGCCTGAGCACCGACAGCGAGTTCGTGCACCACGCGTGGCGCACGCACCACCCGGACCTGAAGAACCTGCCCTTCCCCATGCTGGCGGACGTGAAGCACGAGCTGTGCAGCGCGCTGGGCATCCTCCACAAGCAGGAGGGCGTGGCGCTGCGCGCGACCTTCATCATCGACCCGGACGGCATCATCCGCCACGTGTCGGTGAACGACCTCTCCGTGGGCCGCAACGTCTCCGAGACGGTGCGCACGCTGGACGCGCTCCAGACGGACGAGCTGTGCCCCTGCAACTGGAACAAGGGCGAGGAGACCCTGACCCAGAAGCTGGCGAAGGCGGGGTAA